In the genome of Granulibacter bethesdensis CGDNIH1, one region contains:
- a CDS encoding carbon-nitrogen hydrolase family protein, with protein MSSIAKTLKIGVLAYPIEGVTLEGYAAKLDRLVAEAAAAGAELLLMPEYACVEVAGGYVSSPDVDAELNAVCARAAGILAAQRDTAVKYGVWLAPGSVPVRGPNGITINRAPLFAPDGSVAFQDKRVMTRFENEHWFVSPGAPPGIFETPWGKIGLTICYDTEFPALARAQVEAGAWLILAPCCTDTLRGYNRVGFSARARALENQCYVAVAPTVGDAAWSGALDTNRGYAAVYGPVDRGFPEDGMLARGALDEPGWIYAALDPAKIQDVRVNGGVLNHRDWPASVGQCAILPRGPLEIA; from the coding sequence ATGAGCAGCATCGCAAAAACCCTGAAGATCGGTGTGCTGGCCTATCCGATCGAAGGGGTCACGCTGGAAGGCTACGCCGCCAAGCTCGACCGCCTGGTGGCCGAAGCTGCCGCCGCTGGAGCCGAATTGCTGCTGATGCCTGAATATGCCTGTGTCGAGGTTGCCGGCGGCTATGTTTCCAGCCCCGATGTCGATGCGGAGCTGAACGCGGTCTGTGCCCGCGCGGCCGGAATTCTGGCGGCCCAGCGGGATACCGCCGTGAAATATGGCGTCTGGCTGGCCCCCGGCTCCGTGCCGGTGCGCGGGCCGAATGGCATCACGATCAACCGCGCCCCGCTCTTTGCCCCTGACGGTAGCGTCGCCTTTCAGGACAAGCGGGTGATGACACGGTTCGAAAACGAACACTGGTTCGTCTCGCCCGGCGCGCCACCGGGGATTTTTGAAACCCCGTGGGGCAAAATAGGACTGACTATTTGTTATGATACCGAATTCCCCGCCCTGGCCCGTGCGCAGGTAGAAGCCGGCGCCTGGCTGATTCTGGCGCCCTGCTGCACCGATACGCTGCGTGGCTATAACCGCGTCGGCTTTTCCGCCCGGGCACGGGCTCTGGAAAACCAGTGCTATGTCGCCGTGGCTCCCACGGTGGGCGATGCTGCATGGTCAGGTGCACTGGACACCAATCGCGGCTATGCAGCCGTGTATGGCCCGGTGGATCGCGGCTTTCCCGAAGATGGCATGCTGGCCCGCGGTGCACTGGATGAGCCGGGCTGGATTTATGCCGCGCTTGATCCGGCGAAAATTCAGGACGTGCGAGTCAATGGCGGCGTTTTGAATCATCGTGACTGGCCGGCATCGGTCGGCCAATGCGCCATCCTGCCACGCGGACCACTGGAAATAGCGTGA
- a CDS encoding S8 family serine peptidase, with protein sequence MATLPNDPLFKYQWGLLNTGQFNGYIAGIDINVLPLWSEYTGAGVKVAVADTGFQLDHPDFAGRVDTTESWDAVSDTPGGGPVTGNDNHGTAVAGIIGAGINDAIGGTGVAPGVTLLSLRVLGNQTDDSRDSDATEKATTIGFSKALLANVDVINNSWGPTNPGVGPNAKTVFSDNWSGGQNQEGIAISALATYGRQGKGTVIVFSNGNARKYDDDANLNNNTNSRFTIAVAAIDGNGHYSSYSSAGANLLISAPGSEGGSTTTPTGGIVTSDRTGSDGYNKTPGNAGNNTYGFNGTSAAAPFISGVAALMLQANPSLGYRDVQQIMAYTARQNDASDTSWLDNGAQTGNGGGLHFSRDYGFGLVDAHAAVRVAESYGVLTEYGMKGFSKSELNVTQQNVNFTPSSPITIAAGQSYTFNPGYQNLMSVEHIDLLLSLNAPDTSALTVTLESPAGTSVNLVDQTPNVSKESANVAWPGSFSLGSFAFMGEDSTVLSSSGQITGRWHVTITNQGSTPISLNSANLGLSGSQYSYKSFLYTDSYADQVTHDPGRAYAIVPSANTDVIMNASAVTGSVSADLPNNTISINGVKTYVSTTHAIPSSGFTPSIDAFFSGDGNDTLVGGTGQLLAPGRGNNSVLLGGSTGIAQSIGNDTITALQGAATVNASGHAAIFSNAAQLNFVGTGGASTIVGGTGTLSVNGGSAHVTVFGSSGGNDTILGGNSGNNQLAANGSGSILFGESGSSVLYGSNTGASTLVTAGANNTVFGGTGSSTILSNGSHDLVVMDQGATTLFGGQNAAIFTNSANATIVGETGSYAVGFGSGTSNAWASASTDLFLFANGQAGGNVTISNFQVGKDFIQLQGYGDNVVQTVLANATQSAAGLSMTLSDNTHITLTGISSLNSNSFMV encoded by the coding sequence ATGGCCACTCTCCCAAACGATCCTCTTTTCAAATATCAGTGGGGTTTGCTGAACACAGGTCAGTTTAACGGTTATATTGCTGGAATTGATATCAATGTTCTCCCGTTATGGTCAGAATATACCGGCGCTGGAGTGAAAGTAGCCGTCGCGGATACCGGATTTCAGCTTGATCACCCCGACTTTGCCGGGCGCGTCGATACAACAGAAAGCTGGGATGCCGTCAGCGATACACCAGGGGGAGGCCCTGTTACTGGCAATGACAATCATGGTACAGCAGTCGCCGGCATTATCGGCGCCGGTATCAACGACGCTATTGGCGGGACGGGTGTCGCCCCAGGCGTAACACTGTTATCATTGCGAGTTTTGGGCAATCAGACGGATGACAGCCGGGATAGTGACGCAACGGAAAAGGCAACAACCATCGGCTTTTCCAAAGCACTTCTGGCAAATGTCGATGTCATCAATAACAGCTGGGGACCGACCAATCCCGGCGTAGGCCCAAATGCCAAAACTGTTTTCAGTGATAACTGGTCAGGCGGCCAGAATCAGGAAGGCATCGCCATCTCCGCACTCGCGACTTATGGCCGACAGGGGAAAGGCACTGTCATCGTTTTTTCAAACGGAAATGCCCGCAAATATGATGACGATGCCAATCTGAATAATAATACCAATTCAAGATTTACCATTGCTGTCGCTGCCATTGATGGAAATGGACACTATTCGTCATACAGTTCTGCAGGCGCAAATCTGCTGATTTCTGCACCAGGAAGTGAGGGAGGAAGCACAACCACGCCCACAGGCGGGATCGTGACTTCTGACCGGACAGGTTCAGACGGTTACAACAAAACGCCGGGTAATGCGGGTAATAATACATATGGATTTAACGGCACGTCAGCAGCCGCGCCTTTTATTAGTGGCGTAGCTGCCCTCATGCTGCAGGCCAACCCCTCCCTCGGCTATCGTGATGTTCAGCAGATCATGGCCTATACGGCACGGCAGAATGATGCCTCCGACACATCATGGTTGGACAATGGAGCCCAAACCGGCAATGGCGGAGGTCTCCATTTCAGTCGCGATTATGGATTTGGACTGGTTGATGCACATGCCGCTGTGCGGGTCGCAGAAAGTTATGGCGTGCTAACCGAATATGGCATGAAAGGCTTCAGCAAATCCGAACTGAACGTTACACAGCAAAATGTCAATTTTACTCCCTCCAGCCCGATCACCATCGCAGCCGGACAAAGCTATACATTCAATCCCGGCTATCAGAATCTGATGAGTGTGGAGCATATCGATCTTCTGTTATCTCTCAATGCGCCGGATACGAGTGCGCTGACAGTTACCCTCGAATCGCCTGCCGGAACATCTGTCAACCTTGTTGACCAAACGCCGAATGTCTCTAAAGAATCAGCCAACGTTGCATGGCCGGGATCTTTCAGCCTTGGCAGTTTTGCTTTCATGGGTGAAGATTCGACCGTTCTGTCCAGTTCCGGCCAGATTACAGGCCGCTGGCATGTCACGATTACCAATCAGGGCAGCACACCAATTTCACTCAACTCCGCCAATCTTGGACTCAGCGGCAGCCAGTACAGCTATAAATCCTTTCTCTACACTGACAGCTACGCAGATCAGGTGACTCATGATCCTGGTCGGGCCTATGCAATCGTGCCCAGCGCCAATACAGACGTCATCATGAATGCCTCGGCCGTGACAGGCTCCGTTTCAGCCGATCTGCCAAACAACACAATCAGCATCAACGGGGTTAAGACATATGTCTCAACCACCCATGCGATTCCTTCTTCTGGGTTCACGCCATCAATTGACGCATTTTTCAGCGGTGATGGAAACGATACGCTGGTCGGAGGCACCGGACAGCTTCTGGCTCCCGGTCGTGGGAATAACAGTGTTCTGCTGGGAGGCAGCACGGGAATCGCTCAGTCTATCGGTAATGATACCATCACTGCGCTTCAGGGGGCTGCTACGGTTAATGCCTCCGGTCATGCCGCAATCTTCTCCAATGCAGCCCAGCTGAATTTCGTGGGTACGGGAGGGGCCAGCACCATCGTTGGTGGAACGGGCACATTATCGGTCAACGGCGGCAGCGCACACGTCACCGTCTTCGGCAGCAGTGGCGGCAATGATACCATTCTTGGTGGCAACAGCGGGAACAACCAACTGGCTGCCAATGGTTCCGGATCAATACTGTTTGGTGAAAGCGGCTCCAGCGTTCTTTATGGCAGCAATACAGGTGCATCGACCCTGGTGACAGCCGGAGCAAACAACACCGTCTTTGGCGGCACAGGTAGCAGCACTATCCTCAGCAATGGCTCTCACGATCTGGTGGTGATGGATCAGGGCGCCACCACCCTGTTCGGTGGTCAGAATGCCGCCATCTTCACCAACAGCGCCAATGCCACTATCGTCGGAGAGACAGGTTCCTACGCCGTCGGCTTCGGCAGTGGCACCAGCAACGCATGGGCCAGTGCCTCCACCGATCTGTTCCTGTTCGCCAACGGACAGGCCGGAGGAAACGTCACAATCAGCAATTTCCAGGTCGGAAAAGATTTCATCCAGTTACAGGGATATGGCGACAACGTGGTGCAGACTGTTCTCGCCAACGCAACACAAAGTGCAGCCGGCCTGTCGATGACGCTGAGTGACAATACGCACATTACTCTGACAGGGATCTCCTCCCTGAACAGTAACAGCTTCATGGTCTAA
- a CDS encoding GtrA family protein, with amino-acid sequence MRLPLPGPIAALLTPARMQFLRFGMVGVMGFMVDTATVYASRYWLGLYWAGILAYCVAASANWLVNRIWTFRNHAATDGKHAHAGKQWAKFLAANLVGAVLNRGTYMLLITIVPFCAAHPVVPLAAGAIMGLGVNYELSRRVVFR; translated from the coding sequence ATGAGGCTCCCCCTGCCCGGCCCGATTGCCGCATTGCTGACCCCGGCCAGAATGCAGTTCCTGCGTTTCGGCATGGTGGGCGTGATGGGGTTTATGGTCGATACCGCGACCGTCTATGCCTCCCGTTACTGGCTTGGGCTATATTGGGCCGGAATCCTCGCTTATTGCGTGGCGGCCAGCGCCAACTGGCTGGTCAACCGGATATGGACCTTCCGCAACCATGCCGCGACGGATGGCAAGCATGCCCATGCCGGAAAACAATGGGCCAAATTTCTGGCCGCTAATCTGGTAGGGGCGGTGCTTAATCGCGGTACCTATATGCTGCTGATCACCATTGTGCCGTTTTGTGCCGCCCATCCGGTGGTTCCGCTGGCTGCCGGTGCGATCATGGGGCTGGGTGTGAATTATGAACTCTCCCGTCGCGTGGTGTTCCGCTGA
- the secD gene encoding protein translocase subunit SecD, whose translation MLLCLPNLMARPAAWLPWRTVHLGLDLRGGSYLLMQIDMKAVVRERLESLSDTARQAMRNAHIFYTGLKAEPDANRIVLSPRDPAQLNAAVAALGKAVENEVSANGVREVEVKALEGAQAGQIALILPEAALHDRATAAVQQSIEIVRRRIDQTGVVDPNIARQGEDRIVVQLPGVDDPQRIKDLLGTTAKMTFHMVDASATPAAVPPDDIALPEEGTGQKLVVKRRADVDGADLTDARPVPNQQRAGAWSVSFTFNGVGARKVADITAAHQGERFAIVLDNRIISAPVIQSVIPDGRGEITGNFTAKTAQDLAVLLRAGALPAPLSVVEERSVGPELGADSIRAGAYSLAAGFVLVILFMGLFYGLFGWMANLALLMNLFMLLGALSLLEATLTLPGMAGILLTLGMAVDANILINERIREETKAGRPPVAAMEAGFKRAWATVLDSNMTALLAHVMLFVFGTGPVRGFAVTITVGIATTLFTNFMLARLLMVKWFARNRPAELPV comes from the coding sequence ATGTTGCTTTGCCTGCCGAATCTGATGGCACGCCCGGCGGCATGGCTGCCCTGGCGCACGGTCCATCTCGGCCTTGATCTGCGCGGAGGCAGCTATCTGCTGATGCAGATCGACATGAAAGCCGTGGTCAGGGAACGGCTGGAGTCGCTGTCAGACACGGCGCGGCAGGCGATGCGCAATGCCCATATTTTCTATACCGGTCTGAAGGCGGAACCGGATGCCAACCGCATCGTGCTGAGTCCCCGCGATCCCGCCCAGCTGAATGCCGCCGTCGCGGCGCTCGGCAAGGCGGTCGAGAATGAGGTCTCCGCCAATGGGGTCAGAGAGGTTGAGGTCAAGGCTCTGGAGGGCGCGCAAGCCGGCCAGATCGCCTTGATCCTGCCCGAAGCCGCTTTGCATGACCGGGCAACGGCTGCGGTGCAGCAGTCGATTGAAATCGTCCGCCGCCGTATCGACCAGACCGGTGTCGTCGATCCGAACATTGCCCGCCAGGGTGAGGACCGGATCGTCGTACAGCTTCCCGGTGTGGACGATCCGCAGCGGATCAAGGACTTGCTGGGCACCACCGCGAAAATGACTTTCCATATGGTCGATGCGTCGGCCACCCCTGCCGCCGTGCCGCCGGATGATATTGCGCTGCCGGAGGAGGGAACCGGGCAGAAGCTGGTCGTCAAACGGCGGGCGGATGTGGATGGCGCCGATCTGACCGATGCCCGGCCTGTGCCGAACCAGCAGCGTGCCGGTGCATGGTCGGTCAGCTTCACATTCAATGGCGTAGGCGCGCGGAAGGTAGCAGACATCACCGCAGCCCATCAGGGTGAGCGTTTCGCCATCGTGCTGGATAACCGCATCATCAGCGCGCCGGTCATTCAATCCGTGATTCCGGATGGACGCGGCGAGATCACCGGCAATTTCACGGCCAAAACCGCGCAGGATCTGGCGGTGCTGCTACGCGCCGGTGCGCTGCCCGCCCCGCTTTCCGTGGTTGAGGAACGGAGTGTGGGGCCGGAGTTGGGGGCCGACAGTATCCGCGCCGGAGCCTATTCTCTGGCGGCTGGCTTCGTACTGGTGATCCTGTTCATGGGCCTGTTCTATGGCCTGTTCGGCTGGATGGCCAACCTCGCGCTGCTCATGAACCTGTTCATGCTGCTCGGCGCGCTGTCCCTGCTGGAAGCGACGCTGACGCTGCCCGGCATGGCGGGTATCCTGCTGACGCTGGGTATGGCGGTGGATGCCAATATCCTGATCAATGAGCGCATCCGTGAGGAAACCAAAGCAGGCCGTCCACCCGTTGCAGCGATGGAGGCCGGGTTCAAGCGGGCCTGGGCCACTGTGCTGGACAGCAACATGACCGCACTGCTGGCCCATGTCATGCTGTTTGTGTTCGGCACCGGCCCGGTGCGCGGCTTCGCGGTGACGATCACCGTGGGTATCGCCACCACGCTGTTCACCAATTTCATGTTGGCACGGCTGTTGATGGTGAAGTGGTTCGCCCGCAACCGTCCCGCTGAATTGCCCGTCTGA
- a CDS encoding Gfo/Idh/MocA family protein: MSQTHDTLPSGSTLRIGLAGAGHFGRFHALKIASSRRAVLAGIFDPDETRALVLAKETKTVALGFDALLAQCDAIVIAAPAEAHFALAERALAAGLHVLIEKPIAATLEQADRLAALAEEKRRVLQVGHLVRYSAEYAAVANRMERPLYIEATRIAPFKPRGTDVSVILDLMIHDLDLVLALVDSPILSVDAVGAPVAGPHEDIANARLRFENGAVATITASRISLKTERKMRLFAQNGYMSVNFMDRKLMMIGRDRGLPIPGGQGARIEETGWKDHDALAAEHEAFAASILDGAPVLVNAYAGRRALAAALAVAESMNDTRARLEASGLIRHEG, encoded by the coding sequence ATGAGCCAGACACATGATACGCTGCCTTCAGGATCGACCCTTCGCATCGGGCTTGCCGGTGCCGGTCATTTCGGGCGGTTTCACGCCCTGAAAATCGCCTCAAGCCGCCGGGCGGTGCTGGCAGGCATCTTCGATCCCGATGAGACGCGGGCGCTGGTGCTGGCGAAAGAAACGAAAACTGTGGCGTTGGGCTTTGATGCCTTACTGGCGCAGTGCGATGCAATTGTCATTGCCGCCCCAGCCGAGGCGCATTTCGCACTGGCCGAGCGTGCTCTGGCAGCCGGGCTGCATGTGCTGATCGAAAAGCCTATTGCTGCCACTCTGGAGCAGGCAGACCGGCTGGCGGCGCTGGCCGAGGAAAAAAGGCGCGTGCTGCAAGTAGGGCATCTGGTGCGCTACTCCGCCGAATACGCGGCGGTTGCGAACCGTATGGAGCGGCCACTTTATATCGAGGCTACGCGCATTGCGCCGTTCAAGCCACGGGGCACCGATGTCTCGGTGATTCTGGATCTGATGATCCATGATCTCGATCTGGTGCTGGCGCTGGTCGATAGCCCGATCCTGTCGGTGGATGCGGTGGGTGCCCCCGTTGCCGGGCCGCATGAGGATATCGCCAATGCCAGGCTGCGTTTCGAAAACGGAGCGGTGGCGACCATCACAGCAAGCCGGATTTCGCTCAAGACCGAGCGAAAAATGCGCCTTTTTGCGCAGAATGGCTACATGTCCGTGAATTTTATGGATCGCAAACTGATGATGATCGGACGGGATCGCGGCCTGCCCATTCCCGGCGGACAGGGTGCCCGAATCGAGGAAACCGGTTGGAAGGATCATGACGCTCTGGCGGCGGAGCATGAGGCTTTTGCCGCTTCGATCCTCGATGGTGCTCCGGTTCTGGTGAACGCCTATGCTGGCAGGCGCGCCCTGGCTGCGGCTCTGGCCGTAGCAGAGAGTATGAATGATACTCGTGCCCGTCTGGAGGCCTCCGGCCTCATACGTCACGAGGGATAA
- a CDS encoding penicillin-insensitive murein endopeptidase, whose product MQESKLLVGIVMLLSCSGMVLSAPVLAQPVQIIGPAGNGCIAGAQRLPDEGPGWQTIRRDRSSFWSAPVTINGVKTLATRLHAQGLPDLYVGDMSAPHGGRLPGGHGSHQNGLDVDLYLDLTPRPALTPDERNVLEPPSMVSADGNSLSPAWTQDTVTLLHMAATLPNVDRVLVNPVIKRALCEQVSGDRSWLHLIRPWWGHKAHMHVRFRCPAGQTLCVQAPPPPTGDGCDTTLAWWFQPHPAPPAAPPRPPEAPPAACRPILAGDTLSAPETRP is encoded by the coding sequence ATGCAGGAAAGCAAGCTGCTGGTGGGCATCGTGATGCTGCTGTCATGCTCCGGCATGGTCCTGTCCGCGCCCGTTCTGGCTCAGCCGGTGCAGATTATCGGCCCTGCCGGCAATGGTTGCATCGCCGGGGCACAACGTCTGCCCGATGAAGGACCGGGCTGGCAGACCATCCGCCGGGACCGCAGTTCCTTCTGGTCTGCCCCGGTAACGATCAACGGGGTTAAAACACTGGCCACGCGCCTGCATGCACAAGGGCTGCCGGATTTGTATGTCGGCGATATGTCCGCGCCACATGGCGGCAGGCTGCCCGGCGGCCATGGCAGCCACCAGAACGGGCTGGATGTCGATCTGTACCTCGACCTCACCCCGCGCCCGGCATTGACGCCGGATGAACGTAACGTTCTGGAACCGCCCTCCATGGTCTCAGCCGATGGCAACAGCCTCAGCCCGGCCTGGACGCAGGATACAGTGACGCTGCTGCATATGGCTGCAACTCTCCCGAATGTGGATCGGGTGCTGGTCAATCCGGTGATCAAGCGCGCTTTATGCGAACAGGTCAGTGGAGACCGGAGTTGGCTGCATCTGATCCGTCCGTGGTGGGGTCACAAAGCCCATATGCATGTACGCTTCAGATGCCCGGCTGGTCAGACGCTCTGTGTGCAGGCTCCACCGCCGCCCACGGGGGATGGATGCGATACCACGCTGGCATGGTGGTTCCAGCCCCACCCTGCTCCACCGGCAGCACCTCCCCGGCCTCCAGAGGCTCCCCCTGCCGCCTGCCGGCCCATTCTGGCTGGAGATACCCTGTCTGCTCCGGAGACCAGGCCATGA
- a CDS encoding GNAT family N-acetyltransferase, whose translation MSQTSSSSPSLRIETLSGEALVPVLPALARLRLSVFRTWPYLYDGDQAYEQRYLQTYVRSPGAGVVLAWDGARAVGASTCLPMVEEEENVSEPFRKRGWDPARFFYFGESVLLPEYRGCGVGVAFFREREAHAKRVSNCDYATFCSVKRPENHPSRPADWVPLHEFWTRRGFTPFPSLTCRMSWKDVGEAEETEKELTFWIKSLSGAPLPEESKG comes from the coding sequence ATGAGCCAGACATCTTCCTCCTCCCCTTCTTTGCGCATTGAGACCCTGTCCGGAGAGGCGCTTGTTCCAGTGCTTCCCGCGCTTGCCCGCCTGCGGCTGAGCGTCTTCCGCACATGGCCCTATCTGTACGATGGTGATCAGGCCTATGAACAGCGCTACCTTCAGACCTATGTGCGCAGTCCCGGTGCAGGGGTGGTGCTGGCATGGGACGGAGCGCGCGCTGTCGGAGCCTCTACCTGTCTGCCCATGGTTGAGGAGGAAGAAAATGTCTCCGAGCCGTTCAGGAAGCGTGGATGGGATCCGGCGCGGTTTTTCTATTTCGGTGAAAGCGTTCTGCTGCCCGAATATCGCGGCTGCGGTGTTGGTGTTGCCTTCTTCCGGGAACGGGAAGCCCATGCGAAACGCGTCTCCAACTGCGACTACGCCACGTTCTGCTCGGTGAAGCGGCCTGAGAATCATCCGTCCCGGCCGGCAGACTGGGTACCGCTGCATGAATTCTGGACCCGTCGCGGCTTCACGCCCTTCCCCTCCCTGACCTGCCGCATGTCATGGAAAGATGTCGGAGAAGCCGAGGAGACCGAAAAGGAACTGACATTCTGGATCAAATCCCTGTCCGGTGCCCCTCTGCCGGAAGAGAGCAAGGGATGA
- the secF gene encoding protein translocase subunit SecF, with protein sequence MFIRPMLRMVPDGTRIRFMKGRFAGLATSAVLSLISIVLFFHPGLNEGIDFRGGIVIEARTQGPADFDKIRATLSAAHLEAAGVQRFGAEDDVLIRLDSQPNEAATQQAANTVRESLAKALPGTKVMRVDVVGASVSRELFRDGMLALGVSLLMILGYIWVRFEWEFAVGAVVTLVLDVTKAVGFLALTRIEFNFVIIAAILTIIGYSTNDKVVVYDRVRENLRKYRTMPLRELIDLSINETLNRTLGTSMTVFLASLPLALFGGESLSGFAWTMLFGIVVGTSSSIFIAAPILLLLGEHRLRRDTVAPPGAPSGAPSGAQKTAKG encoded by the coding sequence ATGTTCATACGTCCGATGCTGCGCATGGTGCCGGATGGCACCCGCATCCGCTTCATGAAGGGCCGCTTTGCCGGTCTGGCGACCTCTGCCGTGCTGTCCCTGATCTCCATTGTTCTGTTCTTTCATCCCGGGCTGAACGAGGGCATCGACTTCCGCGGCGGCATCGTGATCGAGGCCCGCACCCAGGGACCAGCCGATTTCGACAAAATCCGCGCTACCCTCAGCGCCGCCCATCTGGAAGCCGCCGGGGTGCAGCGTTTCGGCGCCGAGGATGATGTGCTGATCCGCCTCGACTCCCAGCCGAACGAAGCCGCCACCCAGCAGGCTGCCAACACGGTGCGCGAAAGCCTCGCCAAGGCGCTGCCCGGCACCAAGGTGATGCGGGTGGATGTCGTGGGGGCCAGTGTCTCGCGGGAGCTGTTCCGTGATGGTATGCTGGCGCTGGGCGTCAGCCTGCTGATGATCCTCGGCTATATCTGGGTCCGTTTCGAATGGGAATTCGCGGTCGGCGCAGTGGTCACGCTGGTGCTGGATGTAACCAAGGCGGTCGGGTTTCTGGCGCTGACCCGGATCGAGTTCAACTTCGTCATCATCGCCGCAATCCTGACCATCATCGGCTACTCCACCAATGACAAGGTGGTGGTGTATGACCGCGTGCGTGAAAACCTCCGCAAATATCGCACCATGCCCTTGCGGGAACTGATCGACCTCTCGATCAACGAGACGCTTAACCGCACCCTCGGCACCTCCATGACGGTGTTTCTGGCCAGCTTGCCGCTGGCGCTGTTTGGCGGAGAATCCCTTTCCGGCTTTGCGTGGACGATGCTGTTCGGGATCGTGGTTGGCACCTCTTCCTCGATCTTCATCGCGGCACCGATCCTGTTACTGCTGGGTGAGCACCGCCTGCGGCGTGATACCGTTGCTCCCCCGGGTGCTCCCTCGGGCGCTCCCTCGGGCGCTCAAAAAACAGCCAAAGGCTGA
- the lpxB gene encoding lipid-A-disaccharide synthase, giving the protein MTAPLIYIVAGEHSGDVLGARLIHALRAINPSIRFAGIGGPRMEECGFQSLFPMHELAVMGLIEILPRVLKLRRRLQQTVQDIETRRPDLVLTIDSPGFCLRLLRAIQPFGIKRVHYVAPQVWAWREHRVKRFPGLWERMLCLLPFEEKWFAERNVPGQFVGHPVLESGADQGDAARFRARHSLADNARVIVLMPGSRANEAGRLLPVYGETLRLLMQNIPTITPVIPLASSTAHTVRGAVSSWPVQPIFITDIADKHDAFAAAEAALTKSGTSTLELAMGGVPMAVTYRVNRITAMMARRLIRVPYVAMVNLLAGREIVPELLQENCTPTKIAAVLTSLMNNAPDTNGMGAADSQKQALKAVVASLHAPNRHASDGLPSSAAAASIMEVLGQ; this is encoded by the coding sequence GTGACAGCTCCGCTGATCTATATCGTCGCCGGCGAGCATAGCGGTGATGTACTCGGCGCCAGGCTGATCCATGCATTGCGAGCCATCAACCCGTCGATCCGCTTTGCGGGGATTGGCGGGCCTCGCATGGAAGAATGCGGCTTCCAGAGCCTGTTTCCCATGCATGAGCTGGCCGTCATGGGGCTGATTGAAATCCTGCCACGGGTGCTGAAACTGCGACGACGGTTGCAACAGACGGTTCAGGATATTGAAACCCGCCGCCCCGATCTGGTGCTGACCATCGACAGTCCCGGCTTCTGTCTGCGTCTGTTACGCGCCATACAGCCTTTCGGCATCAAAAGGGTGCATTACGTCGCACCACAGGTCTGGGCGTGGCGGGAACATCGCGTCAAACGGTTTCCCGGTCTGTGGGAGCGGATGCTCTGTCTGCTGCCTTTCGAGGAAAAATGGTTTGCCGAGCGCAATGTGCCGGGGCAATTCGTTGGTCATCCGGTGCTGGAATCCGGGGCTGATCAGGGGGATGCCGCCCGATTCCGCGCGCGGCATAGTCTGGCCGATAATGCCCGCGTTATCGTGCTGATGCCCGGCAGCCGGGCCAATGAGGCAGGCAGGCTGCTACCCGTCTATGGCGAGACCCTGCGTCTGCTGATGCAGAATATCCCCACCATCACGCCTGTTATTCCACTCGCCTCCAGCACGGCGCATACGGTGCGGGGGGCTGTCTCATCCTGGCCGGTGCAACCGATTTTCATCACCGACATTGCCGACAAACACGATGCGTTTGCCGCCGCCGAGGCCGCATTGACTAAATCCGGCACATCAACGCTGGAATTGGCCATGGGCGGCGTTCCGATGGCCGTGACTTACCGCGTCAACCGCATCACCGCCATGATGGCACGCAGATTGATCCGTGTACCGTATGTCGCCATGGTCAACCTGCTGGCAGGCCGTGAAATCGTTCCGGAACTTCTTCAGGAAAACTGCACGCCCACAAAAATAGCTGCGGTTTTAACCAGCCTGATGAACAATGCCCCTGATACAAATGGCATGGGTGCCGCCGACAGCCAGAAACAGGCCTTGAAGGCAGTGGTTGCTTCCCTGCATGCGCCCAATCGGCATGCGTCAGATGGACTGCCCTCCTCTGCCGCTGCGGCCTCCATCATGGAGGTGCTGGGCCAATAA